A portion of the Oncorhynchus nerka isolate Pitt River linkage group LG27, Oner_Uvic_2.0, whole genome shotgun sequence genome contains these proteins:
- the LOC135565094 gene encoding mucin-2-like produces MPQVKNLDVEVLGWRGYTRSAIVRPVGPTSTPATSTSATSTTTSTSATSTTATSTTATTTTTSTSATSTTATSTTATTTTTSTPATSTTTTASTTTITSTTTTTTTTTTTTIAATSTYTTTAVSTTTTTTTSTSTTAIFTTATSTTTTTSTTATSTTATSTTTTTASTTTTATSTSTTATSTATSTTTTATSTTTTATSTTATSTSSTSTTTAIASTTTAIASTTTTTASTSTTASSTSTTATSTSTTATSNTTTATSTSTSTTATSTTTTATSTATSTTTTTTTATSTTATSTTATSTSATSTTTISTSATSTTTTFTSAISTSATSTTATSTTATTTTTSTSATFTSATSTPATSTTATTTTTSTSATSTSATSTTATSTTATTTTTSTSAISTSATSTTATSTTATTTTTSTSATFTSATSTPATSTTATTTTTSTSATSTSATSTTTTAASTSTTATSTSTTDTFTATSTSSTSTAIASTTTTTASTTTTASSTTTTTTTASTTTITSTTSTSTTIAATSTYTTATSTTTTTATTTTATSTSTTATSTTATSTSTATSTSSTSNTTAIASTTTASTITTATSTSTTTATSTSTTATSTTTTTATSTTTTATSTTTATSTSSTSTTTAIASTTTTTASTTTTATSTTTTTASTTTTATSSSTTTTAVSTTTTATSTTATSTTATSTTTTTTTTTATSTTTTTATSTTTTTTTTATSTSTTATSSTATSTSTATSTSTATSTATSTTTTTTTATSTTTTATSITATSTTATSTTTTTTTTATSTTTTTATSTTTTTTTATSTSTTATSTTATSSTATSTSTATSTTTTTTATSTTTTATSITATSTSTATSSTTTTAVSTTTTATSTTATSTTATSTTTTTSVSPGSPRLSPALPGPN; encoded by the exons atgcCACAGGTGAAGaacctggatgtggaggtcctgggttggcgtggttacacgcggtctgcgattgtgaggccggttggac caaCCTCTACTCCTGCAACCTCTACCtctgctacctctactactacctctacctctgctacctctactactgcaacctctactactgctactactactaccacctctacctctgctacctctactactgcaacctctactactgctactactactaccacctctactcctgctacctctactactactactgcctctaccactactattacctctactactactactactactactactactactactactattgctgctaccTCTAcctatactactactgctgtctctactactactactactactacctctacctctactactgcaATCTTtactactgctacctctaccactactactacctctacaactgctacctctactactgctacctctaccactactactactgcctctaccactactactgctacctctacctctactactgctacctctactgctacctctactactactactgctacctctactactactactgctacctctactactgctacctctacctcttctacctctactactactgctattgcctctactactactgctattgcctctactactactactactgcctctacctctactactgcttcctctacctctactactgctacctctacctctactactgctacctctaatactactactgctacctctacctctacctctactactgctacctctactactactactgctacctctactgctacctctactactactactactactactgctacctctactactgcaaCCTCTACTACTGCAACCTCTACCtctgctacctctactactaccatctctacctctgctacctctactactaccacctttacctctgctatctctacctctgctacctctactactgcaacctctactactgctactactactaccacctctacCTCTGCTACCTTTACCTCTGCTACCTCTACTcctgctacctctactactgctactactactaccacctctacctctgctacctctacctctgctacctctactactgcaacctctactactgctactactactaccacctctacCTCTGCGATCTCTACCtctgctacctctactactgcaacctctactactgctactactactaccacctctacCTCTGCTACCTTTACCTCTGCTACCTCTACTcctgctacctctactactgctactactactaccacctctacctctgctacctctacctctgctacctctactact actactgctgcctctacctctactactgctacctctacctctactactgaTACCTTTActgctacctctacctcttctACCTCTACTGCTAttgcctctactactactactactgcctctaccactactactgcttcctctactactactactactactactgcctctaccactactattacctcTACTACTTCTACctctactactattgctgctaccTCTACCTAtactactgctacctctaccactactactactgctactactactactgctacctctacctctacaactgctacctctactactgctacctctacctctactgctacctctacctcttctacctctaatactactgctattgcctctactactactgcatctaccattactactgctacctctacctctactactactgctacctctacctctactactgctacctctactactactactactgctacctctactactactactgctacctctactactactgctacctctacctcttctacctctactactactgctattgcctctactactactactactgcctctaccactactactgctacctctactactactactactgcctctaccactactactgctacct cctcttctactactactactgctgtctctactactactactgctacctctactactgctacctctactactgctacctctactactactactactactactactactgctacctctaccactactactactgctacctctactactactactactactactactgctacctctacctctactactgctacctcttctactgctacctctacttctactgctacctctacctctactgctacctctactgctacctctactactactactactactactgctacctctactactactactgctacctctattactgctacctctactactgctacctctactactactactactactactactgctacctctaccactactactactgctacctctactactactactactactactgctacctctacctctactactgctacctctactactgctacctcttctactgctacctctacctctactgctacctctactactactactactactgctacctctactactactactgctacctctattactgctacctctacctctactgctacctcttctactactactactgctgtctctactactactactgctacctctactactgctacctctactactgctacctctactactactactact AGTGTCTCCCCCGGCTCTCCCCGGCTCTCCCCGGCTCTCCCCGGacccaactaa